A region from the Musa acuminata AAA Group cultivar baxijiao chromosome BXJ1-10, Cavendish_Baxijiao_AAA, whole genome shotgun sequence genome encodes:
- the LOC135594914 gene encoding polygalacturonase-like, translated as MAQLRSFIVLLLVVVFDDLVSYGEAAYNIADYGAKSDGRTDSTKSLLAAWEAACGSAGSATMYVPAGDFLVGQATFAGPCSCSKITVQIDGTLVSPSDLGGAGDWLVFHHVEGVSVYGGTVDGRGSSLWACKAAGRSCAAGASSLTFRNSKDITISGLTSTDSELYHIVIDGCDGVTVQNVKITAPGNSPNTDGIHVQGSSHVTITGASIKTGDDCISVGPGTTNLWIEQVACGPGHGISIGSLGKEYDEEGVENVTVNTAVFTGTENGLRIKTWGRPSQGFVKGVVFEHAVMQNVKNPIIIDQNYCPGDRGCPDQSSGVRISGVTYNDIHGSSASEVAVNFDCSASNPCTGIGLQDIKLTYGNTAAESSCKHADGTASGFVVPPSCL; from the exons ATGGCTCAGCTCAGGAGCTTCATCGTTCTCCTCCTCGTGGTCGTCTTCGACGACCTTGTATCGTATGGGGAAGCAGCATACAACATTGCCGATTACGGCGCCAAGTCAGATGGCCGGACCGACTCGACCAAGTCGCTGCTCGCTGCATGGGAAGCGGCCTGCGGCTCGGCGGGGTCGGCCACCATGTACGTGCCGGCCGGGGACTTCTTGGTCGGCCAAGCCACCTTCGCTGGCCCATGCAGCTGCAGCAAGATCACCGTCCAGATCGACGGGACGCTCGTCTCGCCGTCCGATCTCGGCGGGGCTGGCGACTGGCTCGTGTTCCACCACGTCGAGGGCGTGTCGGTGTACGGCGGGACCGTCGACGGCCGCGGATCCTCCCTCTGGGCCTGCAAGGCCGCCGGACGTAGCTGCGCCGCCGGAGCCTCG TCGCTAACGTTCAGGAACTCGAAGGACATCACGATCAGCGGGCTGACATCGACGGACAGCGAGCTATACCACATCGTGATCGACGGCTGCGATGGCGTGACAGTGCAGAACGTCAAGATCACGGCACCGGGGAACAGCCCCAACACCGACGGCATCCACGTCCAAGGGTCGAGCCACGTGACGATTACCGGGGCCAGCATCAAGACCGGCGACGACTGCATCTCCGTCGGGCCCGGCACCACTAACCTGTGGATCGAACAGGTGGCGTGCGGCCCAGGCCACGGCATAAG CATCGGGAGCCTGGGGAAGGAGTACGACGAGGAGGGGGTGGAGAACGTGACGGTGAACACGGCGGTGTTCACGGGGACGGAGAATGGGCTGCGGATAAAGACATGGGGGAGGCCGAGCCAGGGGTTCGTGAAGGGGGTGGTGTTCGAGCACGCCGTGATGCAGAACGTCAAAAACCCCATCATCATCGACCAGAACTACTGCCCCGGCGACAGAGGATGCCCCGACCAG AGTTCCGGCGTCAGGATCAGTGGCGTGACGTACAATGACATTCATGGATCGTCTGCATCGGAAGTGGCGGTCAACTTCGACTGCAGCGCCAGCAACCCCTGCACCGGAATCGGGTTACAGGACATCAAGCTCACCTACGGGAACACGGCGGCGGAATCATCCTGTAAGCACGCCGATGGCACCGCCTCCGGCTTCGTCGTGCCGCCAAGTTGTCTATGA
- the LOC135594915 gene encoding polygalacturonase-like produces MHLRECSLVNLGLCLLRPSSFSHQHKHLHTNPINISSPFIKLSNTSTECIGFSRGCGAFMAQLRSFIVLLLVVVFDDLVSYGEAAYNIADYGAKSDGRTDSAKSLLAAWEAACGSAGSATMYVPAGDFLVGQATFAGPCSSSKITVQIDGTLVSPSDLGGAGDWLVFHHVEGVSVYGGTVDGRGSSLWACKAAGRSCAAGASSLTFRNSKDITISGLTSTDSELYHIVIDGCDGVTVQNVKITAPGNSPNTDGIHVQGSSHVTITGASIKTGDDCISVGPGTTNLWIEQVACGPGHGISIGSLGKEYDEEGVENVTVNTAVFTGTENGLRIKTWGRPSQGFVKGVVFEHAVMQIVQNPIIIDQNYCPGDRGCPDQSSGVRISGVTYNDIHGSSASEVAVNFDCSASNPCTGIGLQDIKLTYGNTAAESSCKHADGTASGFVVPPSCL; encoded by the exons ATGCACCTGAGGGAGTGTTCCCTCGTAAATCTCGGGCTGTGTTTGCTTCGTCCTTCATCCTTCAGCCACCAACACAAACACCTTCACACGAACCCTATAAATATCAGCAGTCCATTCATCAAGCTCTCCAACACCTCCACCGAGTGTATTGGTTTCAGTAGAGGCTGCGGTGCTTTCATGGCTCAGCTCAGGAGCTTCATCGTTCTCCTCCTCGTGGTCGTCTTCGACGACCTTGTGTCGTATGGGGAAGCAGCATACAACATTGCCGATTACGGCGCCAAGTCAGATGGCCGGACCGACTCGGCCAAGTCGCTGCTCGCTGCATGGGAAGCGGCCTGCGGCTCGGCGGGGTCGGCCACCATGTACGTGCCGGCCGGGGACTTCTTGGTCGGCCAAGCCACCTTCGCTGGCCCATGCAGCAGCAGCAAGATCACCGTCCAGATCGACGGGACGCTCGTCTCGCCGTCCGATCTCGGCGGGGCTGGCGACTGGCTCGTGTTCCACCACGTCGAGGGCGTGTCGGTGTACGGCGGGACCGTCGACGGCCGCGGATCCTCCCTCTGGGCCTGCAAGGCCGCCGGACGTAGCTGCGCCGCCGGAGCCTCG TCGCTAACGTTCAGGAACTCGAAGGACATCACGATCAGCGGGCTGACATCGACGGACAGCGAGCTATACCACATCGTGATCGACGGCTGCGATGGCGTGACAGTGCAGAACGTCAAGATCACGGCACCGGGGAACAGCCCCAACACCGACGGCATCCACGTCCAAGGGTCGAGCCACGTGACGATTACCGGGGCCAGCATCAAGACCGGCGACGACTGCATCTCCGTCGGGCCCGGCACCACTAACCTGTGGATCGAACAGGTGGCGTGCGGCCCAGGCCACGGCATAAG CATCGGGAGCCTGGGGAAGGAGTACGACGAGGAGGGGGTGGAGAACGTGACGGTGAACACGGCGGTGTTCACGGGGACGGAGAATGGGCTGCGGATAAAGACATGGGGGAGGCCGAGCCAGGGGTTCGTGAAGGGGGTGGTGTTCGAGCACGCCGTGATGCAGATCGTTCAAAACCCCATCATCATCGACCAGAACTACTGCCCCGGCGACAGAGGATGCCCCGACCAG AGTTCCGGCGTCAGGATCAGTGGCGTGACGTACAATGACATTCATGGATCGTCTGCATCGGAAGTGGCGGTCAACTTCGACTGCAGCGCCAGCAACCCCTGCACCGGAATCGGGTTACAGGACATCAAGCTCACCTACGGGAACACGGCGGCGGAATCATCCTGTAAGCACGCCGATGGCACCGCCTCCGGCTTCGTCGTGCCGCCAAGTTGTCTATGA